The Raphanus sativus cultivar WK10039 unplaced genomic scaffold, ASM80110v3 Scaffold2784, whole genome shotgun sequence DNA segment tccacttccggctcttcgATATGCAgggccggaagcttcttctgtaattggTATAAGACTTGGGTCCTTCCCTTTAAAGTAGTCTGGTAGCAGGATCTAGGATTTTCTTCATCTCCCTTGACCGCCTTAATGCCCCAGGGAGTTGGGAACTTGACCAGCTGATGCAAAGTcgaaggtacggctcccatgtcatggatccaaggtcttcctagTATCACGTTGTACGATAAGGGGCAATCGACAACTAGGAATTTCGTGGCTTGATTTATCCCCTCGGCGTACACGGGGAGAAGGACCTCCCCTAAGGTTTGCTTGACCTCTCCACTGAATCCTACAAGGGGAGTCGCCTTTCTAGTTAGAGCTGTAGGTTCCAACCCTAGGTCCGCGAAGGCTGAATGGAAGAttatgttgctggagctcccattatccactagtattcgcttgaccaagcagtttgctatggtaagtgaaatgacaagGGCGTCGTGATGAGGGGCAAGGACCCTCTCctgctcccttgcagtgaagCTGATCTCGTCTGTTTCTAGGAGTAGGCGCTTgggaccctcggcctcttggccgTTCCTGGCGTTGCTAGTACATCTCTTGGCAGCGGCACTGCTAATTCCGCTTACCTCCGATCCgcctgagatgacatggatcacccggTCTCGTTGTGGTGGCAATGCGGGAACTGCCTCGATAGGGAGACCGGGACCTTCCTTATTCAGAAGGTTCTTGGCCTTATCCGAGAGGAACTCCCTCAGGTAGCCTTTATTGAGGAGCTCGGCGACTTCCATCTTCATGGCTATGTAATCCTCCGTAGTGTGACCATGGTCACTATGGAATTCGCACCATCGCTTGGGGTTTCGATTAGCCTCTACGGCTTTCATCTTAGGAGGCCACTTGACTTGAGGACCCATTTGTCGTAGGACACCGATCAGTTCCAGTTTGGATATCGCAAGATGAGAGATATCAGGCCACGTGGATACCATCATCCCCTCGCACCTAGGCAGAGGTCGATGTTGGTACCTGCCCCTGCTCGGATTACTAGTCTCCCTAGCAGATTCGGGATGAGTGGGCTCGTCACGATCATTCCTAGTTGACTTTGAGGACTTCTGATCGTACTTCTGACCGGCTTTGGCCCTACtagcaacatcttcttcccacctTACTTGAACCCAGGCACGAGACAATACGTCCTCCATAGTCCTGCACTTGTACTTGATCAGCTCTTTGTAGAGATCTCCCTCCGGGAGGAGGCCCCGCTTGaaggctgagatagccgtatcagcATTTCACTCAGGGATAGCCACCTTCTCTTGGTTGAAGCGTGCTATGTAGGTACGAAGGGGTtcgttcctatgctggaggacttCATAGAGGTCGTCTGAGTTCTTCTCTAGGTTGCGACTACTAGCAAATTGTTCCACGAACTTGTCGAtaagggctgcaaaggactTGATGGACTTGGTGGGAAGGTTGATGTACCATTGGAGAGCAGGGCCAGTCAAAGTTGACCCGAATTTCTTGCACATGGTGGCTTCCCGTACGTCCCGAGGGATTGCCACTGCTAGCATGTGTTGCTTGTACTGGGCGATATGATTGTCGGGGTCTCCGGTAccttcatacatctttatgctagggaaagagaactttcgtggcatctccaccgaagcaatctctttcacgaaaggtgtatcggagtaggaTCCTTGATTGCTACTTCGAATAGGAGGAGATACCCCggggagcctttctaccatagattgaatggtgaCGAACCTTTTGGAGACCACCCTTTCTAAGTAGGCTGCTAGAGCGGGATCTGAGATCCCAGGATCATCGGGTGAGTACTCTTCGTCCTCCGTATCGAAATCGCTACCCACTTGCACTCGGGTTCCATCGTTCGCAGCTTCTCGGCCTTCGGGTTCGTTATCGGCGGAGACGGGTCGACGAGGTGCCTCTTCACTATCGCGTGGAGTATAGAGCGAAGCCATGGGTCGAACCTTAGTCCGGAACCGCTTCCGCCTGTTGCCAGTTTCACCGAGGGTATGGTTCTCTTGTCGaaggacaagattctccgcttttatggcgtctagcttctcggcgctttgTTGTAGTTGCTTagagtgttctccaagttggtctttCAGGGTTTGAACTTCGAGGAGAAGTTTGGGACCTCCGGGTGTtgtctcccgagctttgtgaagatcggtaacctgactCTGAAAAAACTCGAGCTTGTTGAGGAGCTCGATCTCTCTTGGAGTCATCTCCGTTTGGTTAGTATCGTCCCCTAGTgtcatcgtcacgtagttggatcactcccctccttctagcgcccaACTGTTaaggtatttttgtgtaggatcgttttagtactacagAACACTAGAAGAGATTGTATAACAGAGTTGTATATCAagagcaaagagatgttattgagttattgatcgggactacaacgttttGGTTGTGtatgaaccctagttctagcctcctaaactctaatctctaagtctcgaatAGTTGATCCCTTATTCTGAgatttgggctccccttttatagttgtagatgtcggtttcaagtaatagaactcttccataatcggaacaaaagaagtttccccttaggttgaaaacttctattttgctccaaggggtcggtccgatctaggggGTAGGACCTAAGGCAGAggtcggtccctggtttctttATGAGTAggggtccggaagtcgaggtcctatccggaagctggagaaaacttatgcctggatatttttccccaacagtgtatacgcacaccaattaacctaatgtgcatactaccacaatcgaatggtatgtcgatgtagcactttaggatcgaatccacagagaccaactattacactttatttttatgggatcaaaattaagctaagacaatatgggg contains these protein-coding regions:
- the LOC130505990 gene encoding uncharacterized protein LOC130505990; translation: MEDVLSRAWVQVRWEEDVASRAKAGQKYDQKSSKSTRNDRDEPTHPESARETSNPSRGRYQHRPLPRCEGMMVSTWPDISHLAISKLELIGVLRQMGPQVKWPPKMKAVEANRNPKRWCEFHSDHGHTTEDYIAMKMEVAELLNKGYLREFLSDKAKNLLNKEGPGLPIEAVPALPPQRDRVIHVISGGSEVSGISSAAAKRCTSNARNGQEAEAFADLGLEPTALTRKATPLVGFSGEVKQTLGEVLLPVYAEGINQATKFLVVDCPLSYNVILGRPWIHDMGAVPSTLHQLVKFPTPWGIKAVKGDEENPRSCYQTTLKGRTQVLYQLQKKLPALHIEEPEVEEMDEVPLTEGNSS